From a region of the Synechococcus sp. PCC 7502 genome:
- the dxs gene encoding 1-deoxy-D-xylulose-5-phosphate synthase yields MRLSEITHPNQLHRLSIAQLESIAQEIRNKHLETIAATGGHLGPGLGVVELTLALYQTLDLDHDKVVWDVGHQAYPHKLITGRYDRFHTLRQKDGVAGYLKRSESKFDHFGAGHASTSISAALGMAIARDAKGENFKTVAIIGDGALTGGMALEAINHAGHLPKTNLMVVLNDNEMSISANVGAIPRYLNRLRLTQPVKFLSGTIEEQVRNLPFVGGSLGDELDRIKDNIKILTMVQNKVGAVFEELGFTYIGPIDGHNLKELIDTFQMAHKLQGPVMVHVATTKGKGYSYAEADRVGYHAQGSFNLDTGKSAPSSKPKPPSYSKVFVDTLIKLAEKDKRIIGITAAMATGTGLDKLQAKLPEQYIDVGIAEQHAVTLAAGLACEGMRPVAAIYSTFLQRAFDQIIHDVCIQKLHVFFCLDRAGIVGADGPTHQGMYDIAYLRCIPNIVLMAPKDEAELQQMVVTGLEYDGAIAMRYPRGNGYGVPLKSENWEPIPIGKAEVLREGKDVLLVAFGSMVYPALQAAEILMEHGVQATVVNARFAKPLDMDLIAPLAQTISRVVTLEEGCLMGGFGSAVLEALMDLQILVPVHRIGVPDVLVDHASPEQSFAELGLTSGQISDRILAEIQPEGAKQKADLIQK; encoded by the coding sequence ATGCGCCTGAGTGAAATTACTCATCCTAACCAGTTGCATCGTCTCTCGATCGCTCAACTCGAATCCATTGCCCAAGAAATTCGCAATAAGCACTTAGAAACCATTGCGGCAACAGGGGGGCATTTAGGACCAGGATTAGGTGTAGTAGAGTTAACCCTAGCTCTCTATCAAACCCTTGACTTGGATCACGATAAGGTGGTTTGGGATGTAGGACATCAGGCATATCCCCATAAATTAATTACTGGACGCTATGATCGCTTTCATACCCTTCGCCAAAAAGATGGGGTTGCTGGCTACTTAAAACGCAGTGAGAGTAAATTTGACCACTTTGGGGCAGGGCATGCTTCTACCAGTATTTCCGCAGCTTTAGGCATGGCGATCGCTCGTGATGCTAAGGGTGAAAATTTTAAAACCGTGGCTATTATCGGGGATGGGGCATTAACTGGTGGCATGGCATTGGAAGCTATAAATCATGCTGGGCACCTACCTAAAACTAATTTAATGGTGGTGCTGAATGATAATGAAATGTCCATCTCTGCCAATGTCGGCGCAATTCCCCGCTATCTCAATCGCTTAAGACTAACTCAGCCCGTAAAATTCCTGAGTGGCACCATTGAAGAACAGGTCAGAAATCTACCATTTGTGGGCGGTTCCCTCGGTGATGAACTGGATCGGATTAAGGATAATATTAAAATCCTGACTATGGTTCAAAACAAGGTGGGAGCTGTGTTTGAAGAACTGGGCTTTACCTATATTGGCCCCATTGATGGACATAACCTCAAGGAACTAATTGACACCTTCCAGATGGCTCATAAGTTGCAGGGGCCAGTCATGGTTCATGTTGCCACTACTAAGGGTAAGGGTTACAGCTACGCCGAAGCTGATCGAGTTGGTTACCATGCCCAAGGTTCCTTTAATTTAGACACAGGTAAATCGGCACCATCTAGTAAACCTAAGCCCCCCAGCTATTCCAAGGTTTTTGTTGATACCTTAATTAAGCTAGCAGAAAAAGACAAACGCATAATTGGGATCACAGCGGCAATGGCAACGGGTACAGGCTTAGATAAGTTGCAAGCCAAACTGCCCGAACAATATATTGATGTGGGAATTGCTGAGCAGCATGCTGTCACCTTAGCGGCGGGATTAGCCTGTGAGGGAATGCGCCCTGTGGCGGCTATTTATTCCACCTTCTTGCAACGTGCCTTCGATCAGATTATTCATGATGTGTGCATTCAAAAGCTTCATGTATTTTTCTGTTTAGATCGAGCAGGCATCGTCGGTGCCGATGGTCCAACTCACCAAGGTATGTATGATATTGCCTATCTGCGTTGTATTCCCAATATTGTGCTAATGGCTCCCAAGGATGAGGCAGAACTGCAACAAATGGTAGTGACGGGACTTGAATATGATGGGGCGATCGCCATGCGTTATCCCAGAGGCAATGGTTATGGGGTACCGTTAAAATCAGAAAACTGGGAGCCAATTCCCATTGGTAAAGCGGAAGTTCTTAGAGAAGGGAAGGATGTGTTGCTAGTGGCATTTGGGTCTATGGTTTACCCTGCGTTACAGGCAGCGGAAATCCTTATGGAACATGGAGTCCAAGCAACTGTAGTTAATGCCAGATTTGCTAAGCCTTTGGATATGGATTTAATTGCACCTTTGGCTCAAACTATTAGTAGGGTGGTTACGCTGGAAGAAGGTTGCTTAATGGGTGGCTTTGGGTCTGCGGTTTTAGAAGCATTAATGGATTTACAGATTTTGGTGCCTGTTCATCGGATTGGTGTGCCTGATGTGCTTGTGGATCACGCTTCCCCTGAACAATCCTTCGCCGAATTAGGATTAACCAGTGGTCAAATTAGCGATCGCATTTTGGCAGAAATCCAACCTGAAGGGGCAAAGCAAAAAGCTGATTTAATTCAAAAATAA
- a CDS encoding bifunctional cobalt-precorrin-7 (C(5))-methyltransferase/cobalt-precorrin-6B (C(15))-methyltransferase, translated as MPSKWLSIVGIGEDGLEGLTPVARSLIDQAEVIVGGDRHLRMLDPRLDHDLNHRSNQQERLVWSTPISDSIKQILSYRLERSVCVIASGDPMWYGIGVTLTKQIPIEEITIIPAISTFSLVCARLGWSMAEAKTLSLCGRPVSLLQAYIYANAKLLVLSSDRHTPKLVAKILTERGFGHSKFTVLEHLAGTKERIIFEVAQDWISLDYEVADLNAIAIECISNSPYPTKNFSRTVGLPDHAYHHDGQLTKREVRAITLSALAPFAGELLWDVGAGCGSIGIEWMRTHRNCRAIAIEKSRTAYIADNAMSLGVPNLEIIEGSAPDVLAGLPTPDAIFIGGGITTLGMIETCWNALRSQGRLVANVVTLEGEQKLYQWQQQLGGTLTKISIERAEPVGNFLGWKPMMPVTQWLVYKP; from the coding sequence ATGCCTAGCAAATGGCTATCGATTGTTGGCATTGGTGAAGATGGACTAGAGGGGTTAACTCCTGTGGCACGATCGCTTATTGATCAAGCTGAGGTGATAGTAGGCGGCGATCGCCATCTTAGGATGCTTGATCCAAGGTTAGATCACGACTTAAATCACAGATCAAATCAGCAAGAAAGACTGGTTTGGTCAACACCAATTTCAGACAGTATTAAGCAAATTCTGAGTTATCGGCTAGAGCGATCAGTATGTGTAATAGCTAGTGGTGATCCGATGTGGTATGGCATTGGCGTAACCTTAACTAAGCAAATTCCCATAGAAGAGATCACAATTATCCCTGCCATCTCTACCTTTAGTCTTGTTTGTGCGCGGTTAGGATGGTCAATGGCAGAAGCTAAAACCTTGAGTCTATGTGGTCGCCCCGTTTCTTTACTTCAAGCTTATATTTATGCCAATGCTAAACTTTTAGTCCTGAGTAGCGATCGCCATACCCCAAAACTTGTGGCAAAGATTTTAACTGAGCGGGGCTTTGGTCATAGTAAATTTACAGTTTTAGAGCATTTAGCTGGAACTAAAGAACGGATAATTTTTGAAGTTGCTCAAGATTGGATTAGTTTGGATTATGAGGTAGCAGATTTGAATGCGATCGCCATTGAATGTATTTCTAATTCACCGTATCCAACAAAAAATTTCTCCCGTACCGTAGGCTTACCCGATCACGCCTATCACCACGATGGACAGTTAACTAAACGAGAAGTCAGAGCTATAACTCTATCGGCACTTGCTCCTTTTGCAGGGGAATTACTTTGGGATGTGGGGGCAGGCTGTGGTTCCATTGGCATTGAATGGATGCGAACTCATCGCAACTGTCGAGCGATCGCCATTGAAAAATCCCGTACTGCCTACATTGCTGATAATGCCATGAGCTTAGGCGTACCAAATTTAGAAATTATTGAAGGTTCTGCTCCAGACGTATTAGCAGGCTTACCCACGCCCGATGCCATTTTTATTGGTGGGGGAATTACAACATTAGGAATGATAGAAACTTGCTGGAATGCTTTGCGATCACAGGGACGTTTAGTCGCCAATGTCGTTACCCTTGAGGGTGAACAGAAACTATACCAATGGCAGCAACAATTAGGCGGTACCTTAACCAAAATTTCCATCGAACGAGCTGAACCCGTAGGTAATTTTTTGGGTTGGAAGCCGATGATGCCCGTTACCCAGTGGTTAGTTTATAAGCCGTAA
- a CDS encoding cobalt-precorrin-6A reductase, whose translation MKVLVLGGTGDAVKLAAKLAHIPELEIISSLAGRTRKPAALVGDVRIGGFGGVAGLIEYLQAQKIDVVIDATHPCAGQISGNGAIACQVTKIPHLILVRPQWQKVKGDRWIEVASVEAAAVILPELGTRFFITSGRQQLEPFLKLAKSHPQVWFLLRSIDPPDLVIPNSEVLLDRGPFSLESERQLLKNYQIEAIVTKNSGGEATAAKLTAARELNIPVVMIQRPPMPDGEKVSEIDEAIAWILKHLRLIN comes from the coding sequence ATGAAGGTTTTAGTTTTAGGTGGTACTGGTGATGCAGTAAAACTGGCGGCGAAGTTGGCACATATTCCCGAACTGGAAATCATCTCTTCCTTGGCGGGTCGAACTCGTAAACCTGCTGCTTTGGTAGGAGATGTGAGAATAGGTGGGTTTGGTGGGGTGGCTGGACTAATAGAGTATTTACAGGCGCAAAAAATTGATGTGGTTATTGATGCTACCCATCCCTGTGCGGGACAAATTTCTGGAAATGGGGCGATCGCTTGTCAAGTTACTAAAATTCCCCATTTAATTTTGGTGCGTCCACAATGGCAAAAAGTCAAGGGCGATCGCTGGATTGAGGTTGCAAGTGTAGAAGCTGCTGCGGTCATACTTCCTGAACTCGGCACGAGATTTTTTATTACTTCGGGAAGACAACAACTGGAACCATTTTTAAAGTTAGCCAAATCCCATCCCCAAGTATGGTTTTTATTGCGCTCCATTGACCCACCTGATCTGGTAATCCCCAATAGTGAAGTGTTGCTAGATCGAGGTCCGTTTAGTTTGGAGTCAGAACGGCAGTTGTTAAAGAATTATCAAATTGAGGCGATCGTGACTAAAAATAGTGGGGGCGAGGCTACGGCGGCTAAGTTAACTGCGGCAAGAGAGCTAAATATACCCGTGGTGATGATTCAACGTCCTCCTATGCCCGATGGTGAGAAAGTAAGTGAAATTGATGAAGCGATCGCATGGATTCTTAAACATTTACGGCTTATAAACTAA
- a CDS encoding EF-hand domain-containing protein, with amino-acid sequence MLTELQKRKLMKLFSMYDACNLGVLKISDFECLAERLGNIRGWATDSIPYENITSKFIYLWNRIRSEIKKVYNSQPEILNNPDAWSTQIRTQITLEEWLTYFDVVLANHEYHQEILDLSDAIFTVVDSDQSGHLDKSEWADLFRVYNIPVIYVDETFSKIDLNGDGTLSNAEVMSMIEEFYFSSDPNKAGNYMFGPI; translated from the coding sequence ATGCTGACAGAGTTGCAAAAACGTAAATTAATGAAGTTATTTTCTATGTATGATGCCTGCAACTTAGGTGTATTAAAAATTTCTGATTTTGAATGCTTAGCAGAACGTCTTGGCAATATACGCGGCTGGGCAACTGATTCCATTCCCTACGAAAACATTACTAGTAAGTTTATATATCTGTGGAACCGTATCCGCTCAGAAATTAAGAAAGTTTATAATTCTCAGCCTGAAATTCTCAATAATCCTGACGCATGGAGTACTCAAATTCGGACGCAGATTACTTTAGAAGAATGGCTAACATACTTTGATGTGGTTTTAGCAAATCATGAATATCATCAAGAAATTTTAGACTTAAGTGATGCCATATTTACGGTTGTAGATAGCGATCAAAGTGGACATTTAGATAAATCAGAATGGGCAGATTTATTTCGAGTTTATAATATTCCCGTTATTTATGTGGATGAAACCTTTAGCAAAATTGATCTGAATGGGGATGGTACTTTAAGCAATGCCGAAGTTATGTCCATGATTGAAGAATTTTACTTTAGTAGCGATCCCAATAAAGCTGGCAATTATATGTTTGGTCCTATTTAA
- a CDS encoding DUF433 domain-containing protein, translating to MIQVGYRQILFMKNYRDRIRINPNIRSGKPCIANTRITVSDVFDYLGGGMSVEEVLDDFPDLTFADIQACFAFAADLDRRLTVVPYEVTV from the coding sequence ATGATACAAGTGGGTTACAGGCAAATCTTGTTTATGAAAAACTATCGCGATCGCATACGCATCAATCCGAATATTCGCAGTGGTAAACCATGTATAGCTAACACACGCATTACTGTATCAGACGTGTTTGATTATCTCGGTGGTGGAATGAGTGTTGAAGAAGTATTAGATGATTTTCCAGATTTAACATTTGCAGATATACAGGCTTGTTTTGCGTTTGCTGCCGATCTCGATCGCCGTTTAACAGTTGTTCCCTATGAAGTTACTGTTTGA
- a CDS encoding HEPN domain-containing protein gives MSTQEEGTEYQGYWWLPQFPDHKVAGTLTGIKTGDLKLSLLGKLQETSIDFGIKSVTYPTILGIVHGKLVSLGSCYVIGSRVSFPGFKTEILSVHIAFIGEHILNPEEAKLSKIILKFDYFDEWLCIPSIKTEHVVDDESGELLGYDFSYRTPKPINVDFEEFNISIFYGHNMMRTFPRNIELKQYGTISLHSHEGMTLREWNHKFIYPWQNFMTLATGELCHLQTLGILKENEIIDVFFAKTKGDTSKNIKFFDMFFTMRDVKDKFCDFLKNWLSISSQFDSVCNLFFSTKYTSSLYVEDQFLPIVQALESYHRRSEKFNHKKKFVLKERLHDIFDFVTEVVNPLVEDRNEFIKTVVNTRNHNTHFNNKPEDQFFRGRDLFWATRILGYMLQACLLREIGFSNEETGSLFRRNQEYMYAERYIQEHYFKKDKQVRVNHTPEDESDPLVGMFALSPTASINTEEFSAEELLKLEGKL, from the coding sequence ATGAGTACACAAGAAGAAGGGACTGAATATCAAGGCTACTGGTGGCTTCCACAATTCCCAGATCATAAGGTAGCTGGAACTTTAACAGGCATAAAAACTGGAGACTTAAAGCTATCTCTGCTTGGCAAGCTTCAAGAAACATCAATAGATTTCGGCATAAAATCTGTTACTTACCCAACTATTTTAGGAATAGTACACGGGAAGCTAGTTAGTCTAGGAAGCTGCTATGTTATAGGTTCTAGGGTTAGTTTCCCAGGATTTAAAACTGAGATTTTATCTGTTCATATTGCTTTTATTGGGGAACATATTTTAAATCCTGAAGAAGCAAAGCTTAGTAAGATTATTCTTAAATTTGATTATTTTGACGAGTGGTTATGTATTCCCTCTATTAAAACCGAACATGTTGTAGATGATGAATCAGGAGAGCTTTTGGGTTATGACTTTAGCTACAGAACTCCTAAACCTATAAATGTGGATTTTGAGGAATTCAATATCTCAATTTTTTACGGGCATAATATGATGAGAACCTTCCCAAGGAATATTGAGCTTAAGCAATATGGAACAATTTCTCTACATAGTCATGAGGGTATGACTCTGCGTGAATGGAATCATAAATTTATATATCCTTGGCAAAACTTTATGACTTTAGCAACTGGGGAACTGTGTCATCTTCAAACTTTAGGGATTTTAAAAGAAAATGAAATAATTGATGTTTTCTTCGCTAAAACTAAAGGGGACACCTCAAAAAATATTAAATTTTTCGATATGTTTTTCACAATGCGAGATGTTAAGGACAAATTTTGTGACTTCTTAAAAAATTGGTTATCTATTAGTTCTCAATTTGATAGTGTATGCAACCTATTTTTTAGTACAAAATATACGTCTAGCTTATATGTTGAAGATCAATTTTTACCGATTGTTCAAGCACTAGAGTCTTATCACAGGCGTTCGGAAAAGTTTAACCATAAAAAAAAGTTTGTACTTAAAGAAAGACTACATGATATTTTTGATTTTGTCACAGAAGTAGTTAATCCATTGGTAGAAGATAGAAATGAATTTATCAAAACGGTTGTTAACACAAGAAATCACAATACACATTTTAATAACAAGCCCGAAGACCAATTTTTTCGAGGTAGAGATTTATTTTGGGCAACAAGAATTTTAGGATATATGCTTCAAGCTTGCCTTTTGAGAGAAATCGGTTTTTCTAATGAAGAAACTGGTAGCCTTTTCCGCAGAAATCAAGAATATATGTATGCTGAGCGATATATCCAAGAGCATTACTTCAAAAAGGATAAGCAAGTTCGGGTAAATCATACTCCTGAAGATGAATCTGACCCATTGGTAGGAATGTTTGCACTATCTCCAACCGCATCTATAAATACCGAAGAATTTTCTGCTGAAGAACTTTTAAAACTTGAAGGCAAGCTTTGA
- the argH gene encoding argininosuccinate lyase — MTNTPQPWSQRFETALHPAIARFNASISFDIALIEYDITGSQAHAKMLGQVGIISESEAEAIVTGLEQIRQAYRSGEFIPGVEAEDVHFAVEKRLTELIGDTGKKLHTARSRNDQVATDVRLYLREQINLIKSDLRNWQAAIVTQAEQNIDTLIPGYTHLQRAQPVSLAHHLLAYFEMAQRDYQRLGEIYNRVNVCPLGSGALAGTPHPINRALSAEYLNFGAVGNNSLDGVSDRDFAVEFLNAASLIMVHLSRFSEEIILWSSQEFSFIGLSDRISTGSSIMPQKKNPDVPELVRGKTGRVFGHLQGMLTLLKGLPLAYNKDMQEDKEAIFDTVTTVRVCLEAMTILLTEGITFKKDRLAQAVTEDFSNATDVADYLATKGVPFREAYNLVGKLVKTCTSEGILLKDLSLAQWQEFHPKFESDIVEAIAPTQVVNVRNSYGGTGFEQVKLQVATAKTVIS; from the coding sequence ATGACAAACACCCCCCAGCCTTGGAGTCAACGTTTTGAGACTGCACTCCATCCTGCGATCGCCCGCTTTAATGCCAGTATTAGTTTTGATATAGCTTTAATTGAATACGACATTACTGGATCACAGGCTCATGCCAAGATGTTGGGGCAAGTTGGAATCATTAGTGAATCTGAAGCCGAAGCGATCGTAACAGGGCTGGAGCAAATTCGCCAAGCATATCGTTCAGGGGAGTTTATACCGGGGGTAGAAGCAGAAGATGTTCACTTTGCGGTGGAAAAACGCTTAACCGAACTAATTGGAGATACGGGCAAAAAGCTACATACAGCGAGGTCTCGCAATGATCAAGTTGCTACGGATGTTAGGCTATACCTAAGAGAACAAATTAATTTAATTAAATCTGATTTGCGGAATTGGCAGGCAGCAATTGTTACCCAAGCCGAACAAAATATTGATACCCTTATTCCCGGTTATACCCATTTACAAAGAGCGCAGCCCGTAAGTTTGGCACATCATCTGTTAGCATATTTTGAGATGGCACAAAGAGACTATCAACGGCTGGGAGAAATTTATAACCGTGTTAATGTCTGCCCGTTGGGTTCTGGAGCTTTGGCGGGAACTCCTCACCCCATTAATCGAGCTTTGAGTGCGGAATATCTGAACTTTGGTGCCGTTGGTAATAATAGTTTAGATGGGGTTTCTGATCGAGATTTTGCGGTGGAATTTCTCAATGCTGCCAGTTTGATTATGGTGCATTTAAGTCGCTTTTCCGAAGAGATTATTTTGTGGTCATCTCAAGAGTTCAGTTTTATCGGTTTGAGCGATCGCATTAGTACAGGTTCAAGTATCATGCCGCAAAAGAAGAATCCCGATGTTCCAGAATTAGTACGAGGCAAAACTGGCAGAGTATTTGGACATTTACAAGGAATGTTGACCCTACTTAAAGGTTTACCCTTGGCATATAACAAAGACATGCAAGAGGATAAAGAAGCAATTTTTGATACTGTTACCACCGTAAGAGTCTGCCTAGAAGCGATGACAATTTTACTAACGGAAGGAATTACCTTTAAAAAGGATAGATTAGCTCAAGCCGTAACCGAAGACTTCTCTAATGCAACGGATGTGGCGGATTACTTAGCAACTAAAGGTGTTCCTTTTCGGGAGGCATATAATCTTGTGGGTAAACTGGTTAAAACTTGCACCAGCGAAGGCATTCTGTTAAAAGATTTATCCCTAGCACAATGGCAAGAATTTCATCCCAAGTTTGAGTCAGATATTGTGGAGGCGATCGCCCCAACTCAAGTAGTAAATGTGCGAAATAGCTATGGTGGTACAGGGTTTGAACAGGTTAAGCTCCAAGTAGCAACAGCTAAGACTGTAATATCTTGA
- a CDS encoding glycosyltransferase family 4 protein, whose translation MKHLLYILPYLNLGGTEKHALSLIRHFQQQYHISLLAPEGNGAEPFKLEKINYHAFLNLEKNIWQGLTEFRAGIIAIHRERPIDLVHVHAGHELMLLVKLFLPRNIPIVFTVHGYHGEGAMVSYRLAVLFSNWVANQVIAVCAAEAKILQDMGLNSAKLSLIYNGVPQPQVDLEKSQEYAHKYQIERKSQIIIGTAARLNPAKGLTYLIQAFADLTKHYVNLVLIIAGTGELEKELKQQTQDLSIANQVIFAGYINDLPNLLELFDIFVLPSLQEACSLACAEAMTQKKAIIGSNVGGISEQVIDGKTGFIVEPKDIDNLARNLQILIENPELRNQFAEAGYLRYEENFNLEKMLQKTAQVYESL comes from the coding sequence ATGAAACACCTTCTCTATATCCTGCCATATCTCAATTTAGGCGGTACTGAGAAGCATGCTCTTAGTTTAATTAGGCATTTTCAGCAGCAATACCATATCTCACTTTTAGCTCCAGAAGGGAATGGGGCAGAACCATTCAAATTGGAGAAGATTAATTACCACGCGTTTCTTAATTTAGAAAAAAATATTTGGCAAGGATTAACCGAGTTTCGAGCGGGAATTATAGCAATTCATCGAGAGCGTCCCATAGACTTAGTGCATGTTCACGCTGGGCATGAGTTGATGCTTTTGGTGAAATTGTTTTTACCAAGAAATATTCCAATTGTGTTTACGGTACATGGTTATCATGGCGAAGGCGCAATGGTTAGCTATCGACTAGCGGTATTATTTTCTAACTGGGTTGCAAATCAGGTAATTGCCGTTTGTGCAGCCGAGGCTAAAATTCTACAAGATATGGGGTTGAATTCTGCAAAATTGAGCTTAATTTATAACGGTGTTCCTCAACCCCAAGTTGATTTAGAGAAATCTCAGGAATATGCCCATAAATACCAGATCGAGCGCAAATCTCAGATTATTATTGGTACTGCTGCTAGACTAAATCCAGCTAAGGGTTTAACCTATCTGATTCAAGCATTTGCTGACTTAACTAAACATTATGTGAATTTAGTGTTAATAATTGCTGGGACTGGGGAACTAGAAAAAGAATTAAAGCAACAAACCCAAGATTTAAGCATTGCTAATCAGGTGATTTTCGCAGGCTATATTAATGATCTACCAAATTTATTAGAACTATTTGATATTTTTGTACTTCCATCATTACAAGAGGCTTGTAGTCTTGCTTGTGCTGAAGCCATGACGCAGAAAAAAGCAATTATCGGTAGTAATGTCGGAGGTATTTCTGAACAGGTAATTGATGGAAAAACGGGGTTTATAGTTGAACCCAAAGATATTGATAATCTTGCCAGAAATCTGCAAATTTTAATTGAAAATCCTGAACTCAGAAATCAGTTTGCTGAAGCTGGATATTTAAGGTATGAAGAAAATTTTAATTTAGAAAAGATGTTACAAAAAACGGCTCAGGTTTATGAATCTTTATGA
- a CDS encoding transporter substrate-binding domain-containing protein yields the protein MRSLVSITAVALVASGIFISQTLASSLETIETRGRLIVGIKNNLPPLGFLDQSGNLKGFEIDISQQLAKELLGSATHLELLPVKNSERFPALWSDRVDLLIAQVTLTKNRSRLMEFSLPYYTDATVLIARQGSKPSDFSREDDLIGVVKGSETISILQGSFPKVKLIGADSYQSGLEALKQGKIKGFAGDGIALADWLKQNPEFTQVGNKLAFHSLAIALPRGEQYNSLRLRVYKIVEGWRQSGWLQERATFWGLP from the coding sequence ATGCGATCGCTTGTTTCAATAACAGCAGTGGCTTTGGTGGCATCTGGGATTTTTATTTCTCAAACTTTAGCCTCAAGTCTGGAAACTATTGAAACTCGTGGTCGTTTAATTGTTGGGATTAAAAATAATCTTCCACCCTTGGGATTCCTTGATCAGTCAGGTAATCTTAAGGGTTTTGAAATTGATATTAGTCAGCAATTGGCAAAGGAACTGCTAGGGAGTGCCACTCATCTAGAATTACTACCCGTAAAAAATTCAGAACGCTTTCCTGCCCTGTGGTCTGATCGGGTGGATTTATTAATTGCTCAAGTAACTTTAACTAAGAACAGATCACGGCTGATGGAATTTAGCCTGCCTTACTACACTGATGCCACAGTTTTAATCGCCCGCCAAGGTAGTAAACCCAGTGATTTTAGCCGCGAGGATGATTTAATTGGTGTAGTTAAAGGTTCAGAAACTATATCTATTCTCCAAGGTTCTTTTCCCAAAGTAAAACTAATTGGAGCAGATTCATATCAGTCGGGATTAGAGGCACTCAAACAAGGCAAAATTAAAGGTTTTGCTGGAGATGGAATTGCCCTTGCTGATTGGTTAAAGCAAAATCCTGAATTTACACAGGTGGGGAATAAATTAGCATTTCATAGTTTAGCGATCGCTCTACCTCGGGGAGAACAATATAACTCTTTACGGCTTAGGGTATATAAAATTGTAGAAGGATGGCGACAAAGTGGCTGGCTTCAGGAAAGAGCAACTTTTTGGGGATTGCCATAA
- the rplT gene encoding 50S ribosomal protein L20: MTRVKRGNVARKRRNKILKLAKGFRGSHSKLFRTANQQVMKALRNSYRDRRKKKRDFRRLWIARINAAARMRGTNYSQLAGQLKKANIVINRKMLSQIAVLDPSAFTQIVEAAQSAQ; encoded by the coding sequence ATGACTAGGGTAAAGCGCGGTAACGTTGCCAGAAAACGCCGCAATAAAATCTTAAAGCTAGCAAAGGGCTTCCGAGGCTCACATTCTAAGCTATTCCGTACTGCTAACCAGCAGGTAATGAAGGCATTACGTAACTCCTATAGAGATAGACGCAAGAAAAAGCGTGACTTTCGCCGTCTATGGATTGCACGGATTAATGCTGCTGCGAGAATGCGTGGTACCAATTATAGTCAGCTGGCTGGTCAGCTAAAAAAGGCAAATATTGTTATCAACCGTAAAATGCTTTCTCAGATTGCTGTGCTAGACCCATCAGCATTTACTCAAATCGTAGAAGCTGCCCAATCTGCCCAGTAG
- the rpmI gene encoding 50S ribosomal protein L35 has product MPKLKTRKAAAKRFRVSGTGKFMRRHASKNHLLEHKSTARKNKLSQIATVDVTDVDRVRGMLPYA; this is encoded by the coding sequence GTGCCTAAGCTAAAAACACGCAAAGCTGCCGCAAAACGCTTCCGAGTATCAGGTACTGGTAAGTTTATGCGTCGTCATGCTAGCAAAAACCATCTTTTAGAGCATAAATCCACTGCTCGCAAAAATAAGCTATCGCAAATAGCTACTGTGGATGTTACCGATGTGGATAGAGTGCGTGGGATGTTACCTTACGCCTAA